Within the Burkholderia mayonis genome, the region CTCGCTTTGCTTGCCACGCAGGAAAGCGAGCGCCTTGCCGGCGTGCCGCAACGAATTCGAGCGGAAGGCATCGCCAATGGCGCGGCATTTACTCGCTTGCGCCCTGAACTGGCCAGTTATCTATCCGCCGATGCGAATCAAGCAGTATTCACGCGGTTACTGGATCTTTCGGCTGCGGAAAGCAGGCTGAGTCTCGCGGACCGGGCACGGACAATGGCCGCTTCCACGCCTTACGAGCGAGCGCGCATCTTTCTCGACAGCTTCCTGAGCAAGAATGGCGACGGCGCATCCGCGTTCCCCGATCTTCTGTCGGAAGCCGTGCGTAACGGAGACCGGATTCGTTCGGCGCCTGCCGCGATCGACAGGCTGATTGCGCGAGAACAGCAAACTTTGGCGGCGTGGCCGGCGCGCTTGACGGCAGGCGCGCCGCTGAATTCGCAAACATTCGCGCAGCATCAAAACGAGATTGCCACGATTCTCGCGACAGGCGGAAACCAGGACATTTTCACGCGGCTCGTGGATCTTTCGGTTGCGCAAGGCAGGCTGAGCCTGGCGGACCGGGCCCAGGCAATGAGCGCGTCCACTGCATACGAGCGGGCGCGCACGTTTCTCAGCAGCTTCCATAGCAGGAACGGCAACGGCGTCGACGCGTTTCCCGATCTGCTGTCGGAAGCGGTGCGCAACGGCGAGCGGGCCCGCTCGGCGCCGGCGGCGGTCCGTAACTTGGTTGCGCAGGAACGCTCGGCGTTGGCGGCGTTGCCTGCCAGTTTTACCGCGAGCGGCGCGTTCGATCGCGCGGGCTTGACGCAACATCGGCAGGAACTCGTTCGCCTGTTGTCGGCGGACAGCAATCGCGGCGTGTACGAGCGCTTCGTGGACATACTGGTGGCCAACGGCGGGCTGAGCGTGGCGGATCAGGTCGAGCTGGGCGGGTCGCTCCTGACGCCGTACGAGCGCGCGAGCCGCCTCCTGGATCGCGTACTCAGCCGTCGCGGCGAGCGAGGATTGGCGAGCCTGCCTGCCGAACTGCAGCAAGCCGTGAGCTTCGTGCGCTGGTCCGAGAATGTTCCCGCGGATGTTCTCCGACGATTGGGCTGACAGCGGGATGCGAGCGGCGGCGTAATTGTGCCGCCGCTCAATCGCGCATGACGTGATCGGATGCGAAGTTGCGTGGCTCCTTGCGACAGTCGACGCGTCGAGCTCGATTCGGCGTACCGCGGCGGCTGAGATCCGGCGAAATCGAATCGCCCGTTGCAAGCGCGTTTTTCATACTGGTCAGATGTACCGCCGTTTCCGGGGGTGAGATAGTCGATCGCACGTCCTCCTTCGCGGAGGAGCAAATGCAAATGCAGGGGCGGAAGGTAACTACGTGCGAGAGAATCTCATGAATCGCTGGTCGACGGATCGCGGAGAAAAACGTCCGCGAGCGTTTCCGCGAATGCTGCGACACGTCTTGCTCGCCGTCTCGATGGCCGCTTCGGTTCCGGCGGCGGCCGCGAGCTTTCCGTGGAAGGACGCAGTGTTCTCGTACCAGGCCAAATCGACCGCGTTGTCGCGCATGCTCGAGGATATTTTCGTCACTCAGCAACGACCGGTGCAGATCTCCGAGACAGTGAAAGACCTCGCCCCTGTGAGCGGCGATTTCCGGCAGGCGCCGCGACAGATATTCAATGACCTGGCGCAGTCATATGGATTGGTCGGCTATTTCGACGGCACCGCCATGCATGTGACAGCGCTTGCGGAGAACCGGACCGTATTGCGCCCGCTGACCAAAGTCGGCGCGGACGACGTCAGGCGCGCCGCGCTCGAGTTCGGTTATCTCGACAGCCGCTTCAGGTTCAACGCGATGAGCGCTCCGTCCGCCGTGCAATTGAATGGGCCACCTGCCTACGTCGAGCGCGTATCCGATTTGATCGCATTGATGGAAGCGAACGCGACACGGCAGGCCGACGGCACGCAGACGGATTTTCGCGTGATTCCGCTGAAGAACGCGTGGGCGGAGGACGTTACTTATCACGTTGGCGGACAGACGACCGTCGTGCGCGGCGTGGCGAACACGTTGCAGCGTCTCGTGGACGGATTGGACGGACTCGACGGCGAGGTGGCGCGCGATCCGTTCGCCGCGACGCCGGGTCTTCCCGCGTCGCCCGAGCGGCGGCCGAGGTCGGCGTTGAGTGCCTTGTTCGACCAGACGTCGCCGGACGGCGACCGGCAAGAAGCAAGGCCGCCGCTGCCGGAACCGGAGGCCGCCACGGATCGCGCGTCGGGCGCGGATCTGCGGCTGAGCCGGCGGCCAGGCGCATCCATTCGCATCGTCGGCGACAGCCGCACGAACGCAGTCATTGTCATGGCGCCCGTCGCAATTTTGCCGAAGCTCGAGGCCGTTGTTCGCGACCTCGATGTCGAACCGGAACTGGTGCAGATCGAGGCAGCGATTATCGACGTGCAGGACGGGGCGCTCAAGGAGATCGGCTTCGATTGGGCGTTGCAGGCAAGCCGGTTTCGTATCGCGTCGACGACGTCCGGCGCGAGTATCGGCCGGGATCTTCCCGACGCTCAGGGTACGCGCGGGAGCGGGCCG harbors:
- the sctC gene encoding type III secretion system outer membrane ring subunit SctC yields the protein MNRWSTDRGEKRPRAFPRMLRHVLLAVSMAASVPAAAASFPWKDAVFSYQAKSTALSRMLEDIFVTQQRPVQISETVKDLAPVSGDFRQAPRQIFNDLAQSYGLVGYFDGTAMHVTALAENRTVLRPLTKVGADDVRRAALEFGYLDSRFRFNAMSAPSAVQLNGPPAYVERVSDLIALMEANATRQADGTQTDFRVIPLKNAWAEDVTYHVGGQTTVVRGVANTLQRLVDGLDGLDGEVARDPFAATPGLPASPERRPRSALSALFDQTSPDGDRQEARPPLPEPEAATDRASGADLRLSRRPGASIRIVGDSRTNAVIVMAPVAILPKLEAVVRDLDVEPELVQIEAAIIDVQDGALKEIGFDWALQASRFRIASTTSGASIGRDLPDAQGTRGSGPNFSIFGGSGALNFLSRIHALQTQGKASVLSRPKLATLNGNEAVLTNQQVFYPRVSSERAAQLYQIDVGLQMRVVPAVVRKSDGAADIRLQVFIEDGMLSSRRVDELPVTSRSTITTQAIVRDGESLLIGGYVRNANDGREAKVPLLGDIPLLGALFRFRSTQVDRQERLFLITPKLLGASDSEDAHPIAGANGRERALAERFCAAASVGKSGGFDEPECPAAKPISSKPAVEPGASAAVVPDASRGDAN